The following are from one region of the Rhipicephalus microplus isolate Deutch F79 chromosome 1, USDA_Rmic, whole genome shotgun sequence genome:
- the LOC119165224 gene encoding uncharacterized protein LOC119165224 isoform X2, whose protein sequence is MEEDINMQDYVLSSTHVRASDVIRRGQYDASVESEAMDSADPDEVQSVPASNSARIRSQISNEIDESLRNVMRKVDDDIRQCVSRGQPLISIFGSPPGRARRHRLPFEHTTASSNVGRVQQRQLPRGCSSRGPPSPGSLRWLDTPHAVSVSRGMSGTQQLMLFDHDARVRQAYRRAQWMNQAQRFRIALDMSDPKVQQTMQLAEQPFDFQVGGRAPPVQIAGIDPDEEDDELQEISS, encoded by the exons ATGGAGGAAGATATAAACATGCAAGACTACGTTCTCTCTTCCACGCATGTCAG GGCTTCGGACGTTATTCGGAGGGGTCAGTACGACGCTTCTGTGGAGTCCGAAGCAATGGATAGTGCAGACCCCGATGAAGTTCAGTCGGTTCCAGCGTCAAACAGCGCCAG AATACGCAGTCAGATCTCGAATGAAATCGACGAATCACTTCGCAACGTCATGCGGAAG GTGGACGATGACATCCGACAGTGCGTGAGTCGAGGGCAGCCGCTGATAAGCATCTTTGGTTCGCCCCCCGGACGCGCCAGGAGGCACAG GTTGCCCTTCGAGCACACGACGGCGTCGTCCAACGTGGGCCGCGTCCAGCAGCGGCAGCTTCCTCGCGGCTGCTCTTCGCGTGGCCCGCCATCGCCGGGCAGCCTGCGCTGGCTGGACACGCCGCACGCAGTCAGCGTCTCCAGGGGCATGAGCGGCACCCAGCAGCTGATGCTCTTCGACCACGACGCCCGCGTGCGCCAGGCGTACCGACGGGCCCAATGGATGAACCAGGCGCAGCGATTCCGCATCGCGCTG GACATGAGCGATCCCAAGGTGCAACAGACTATGCAGCTGGCAGAGCAACCATTCGACTTCCAGGTGGGCGGCAGAGCACCGCCGGTTCAGATCGCCGGCATCGACCCCGATGAGGAAGACGACGAGCTGCAGGAAATTTCCTCATAA
- the LOC119165224 gene encoding uncharacterized protein LOC119165224 isoform X1: MLLHSFIDAAPSHVYERPHVSRILYTTPVVHFKKLSGGFFFRSRFTIVRTYRTLGVSRQRYFNVEKTTRTPCLPATFFKLCSWTRSLDLVPTGCALATFGVIVALADWAGPTSPPVADGLRRQCSSDLLDLLYTIYRRRQHLSLPFEHTTASSNVGRVQQRQLPRGCSSRGPPSPGSLRWLDTPHAVSVSRGMSGTQQLMLFDHDARVRQAYRRAQWMNQAQRFRIALDMSDPKVQQTMQLAEQPFDFQVGGRAPPVQIAGIDPDEEDDELQEISS; encoded by the exons ATGCTCCTCCACTCTTTCATTGACGCAGCGCCCTCCCACGTATACGAACGACCGCACGTGAGCAGGATTTTGTACACAACTCCTGTGGTACATTTCAAGAAACTTTCGGGGGGATTTTTTTTCCGCAGCCGCTTCACCATTGTCCGTACCTACAGAACCTTGGGCGTAAGCCGGCAAAGATATTTTAACGTCGAGAAAACCACTCGGACGCCATGCCTGCCTgccactttcttcaagttatgctcgtggactcgctcgctggatttagtgccgaccggttgtgcgctcgcgaccttcggcgtcatcgtagctctggccgactgggctggccctacgtcacctcctgtcgccgacggtcttcgacgacagtgcagctctgacctactggacctgctctacaccatctacagacgccgacaacatctctc GTTGCCCTTCGAGCACACGACGGCGTCGTCCAACGTGGGCCGCGTCCAGCAGCGGCAGCTTCCTCGCGGCTGCTCTTCGCGTGGCCCGCCATCGCCGGGCAGCCTGCGCTGGCTGGACACGCCGCACGCAGTCAGCGTCTCCAGGGGCATGAGCGGCACCCAGCAGCTGATGCTCTTCGACCACGACGCCCGCGTGCGCCAGGCGTACCGACGGGCCCAATGGATGAACCAGGCGCAGCGATTCCGCATCGCGCTG GACATGAGCGATCCCAAGGTGCAACAGACTATGCAGCTGGCAGAGCAACCATTCGACTTCCAGGTGGGCGGCAGAGCACCGCCGGTTCAGATCGCCGGCATCGACCCCGATGAGGAAGACGACGAGCTGCAGGAAATTTCCTCATAA